One Solibacillus sp. R5-41 DNA segment encodes these proteins:
- a CDS encoding Nif3-like dinuclear metal center hexameric protein, which yields MKKVNGQEIIQLFESWSPKKFACMPNDPIGLAIGTLNKEVSKVLVTLDVTHEVVNEAIEQGCELIIAHHPPIFMKLSNLRTDNPQGALYEKCIKNNIAVYAAHTNLDVAPGGVNDLLAAALQLTNCEILEQTYHENLMKLAVYVPQNQTDEMRAALAKAGAGQLGDYDSCSFSTDGQGRFKALDGANPTIGAIGQLEVVSEQKIEVVFPQSLKNRVLKAMLNAHPYEEPAYDVWTTEVSSNEQGLGRIGLLNKPMTLKEFAQFVKVQLDVPFVRVVGPVDGLVHKVAVVGGDGNKYIRTAKFAGADVFVTGDIGFHMAQDAEQQGLSIVDPGHHVEKVMIQGVAQKMTQLCDAKKLPVQFIQSIIHTEPFTFV from the coding sequence GTGAAAAAAGTCAATGGGCAAGAAATCATTCAGTTATTTGAGTCTTGGTCACCGAAAAAATTCGCCTGTATGCCAAATGATCCGATTGGTTTAGCGATTGGGACATTGAATAAAGAAGTTTCAAAGGTACTTGTGACACTAGATGTGACGCATGAAGTAGTAAATGAAGCGATTGAACAAGGCTGTGAGCTTATTATTGCACACCATCCACCTATTTTTATGAAGCTTTCCAATTTGCGCACAGACAATCCACAAGGTGCTTTATATGAAAAATGCATTAAAAATAATATTGCGGTGTATGCGGCACATACGAATTTAGATGTGGCACCAGGTGGGGTCAATGATTTATTAGCAGCTGCTTTGCAATTAACAAACTGTGAAATTTTAGAACAGACGTATCATGAGAATTTAATGAAATTAGCAGTTTATGTCCCGCAAAACCAAACGGATGAGATGCGCGCAGCTTTAGCTAAAGCAGGGGCAGGACAACTAGGCGATTATGATTCATGCAGTTTTTCTACAGATGGACAAGGGCGCTTTAAGGCATTAGACGGCGCAAATCCGACAATTGGCGCAATCGGCCAATTGGAAGTAGTGAGCGAACAGAAAATTGAAGTCGTGTTCCCGCAGTCGTTAAAAAATCGTGTGTTAAAAGCAATGCTCAATGCACATCCATATGAGGAACCGGCGTATGATGTATGGACGACGGAAGTATCATCAAATGAGCAAGGCCTCGGCCGAATTGGCTTATTAAATAAACCGATGACGTTAAAGGAATTTGCACAATTCGTCAAAGTTCAATTGGACGTGCCATTTGTACGTGTTGTCGGTCCAGTAGACGGACTTGTTCATAAAGTCGCAGTCGTTGGTGGCGACGGCAATAAATATATTCGAACAGCTAAATTTGCAGGTGCAGATGTATTCGTAACGGGAGATATTGGTTTCCATATGGCACAAGATGCCGAGCAGCAAGGCTTAAGCATTGTTGACCCAGGACATCATGTTGAAAAGGTAATGATTCAAGGGGTTGCACAGAAGATGACTCAATTATGTGACGCGAAGAAATTACCCGTGCAGTTTATTCAATCCATAATTCATACAGAGCCGTTTACGTTTGTTTAA
- a CDS encoding bile acid:sodium symporter family protein translates to MKILERFSQFVSSTFAIWVLLFAALAFFVPNGFSWIGAYITILLGIVMFGMGLTITVADFKEVLTRPKDVAVGVVGQFVIMPSLAFLLVKIFNLPPEIAIGVILVGCCPGGTSSNVMTFLSKGDVALSVTITSITTLLAPIVTPGLIYLFASEYIDVAPSALFMSIIKVIIIPIALGFIVQKLFNKQATASVKVMPLVSVVAIVAIVTAVVAGNQQKIAETGLIIFAVVVLHNCLGYLIGYLFAKMFGMNLAKKKAIAIEVGMQNSGLGASLAVAHFSPLAAVPSAIFSVWHNISGPILATIFSRMEEKNEEKLKNPKFLLSNEK, encoded by the coding sequence ATGAAAATTTTAGAACGATTTAGTCAGTTTGTTAGCAGTACATTTGCTATTTGGGTGCTCCTTTTTGCAGCACTTGCCTTTTTTGTTCCAAATGGATTTTCTTGGATTGGAGCGTATATCACGATATTACTAGGTATTGTTATGTTTGGTATGGGATTAACAATAACTGTTGCGGACTTTAAAGAAGTATTAACTAGACCAAAAGATGTGGCAGTTGGTGTAGTTGGTCAATTTGTGATTATGCCAAGTTTAGCCTTTTTATTGGTGAAAATATTCAACCTCCCACCTGAAATTGCAATCGGTGTTATTTTAGTAGGTTGTTGCCCAGGGGGGACATCTTCAAACGTTATGACGTTTCTTTCCAAAGGTGATGTGGCATTATCGGTGACGATTACCTCCATCACAACTTTATTAGCTCCGATCGTTACACCTGGACTAATTTATTTATTTGCAAGTGAGTACATTGATGTTGCTCCTAGTGCACTCTTTATGTCGATTATCAAAGTAATTATTATTCCGATTGCATTAGGATTTATTGTACAGAAGCTCTTTAACAAGCAAGCGACAGCAAGTGTGAAGGTGATGCCTCTCGTTTCCGTAGTAGCGATCGTTGCTATTGTAACTGCGGTTGTTGCGGGTAATCAACAAAAGATTGCTGAAACTGGTTTGATTATCTTTGCTGTTGTTGTTTTACACAACTGTTTAGGATACTTAATCGGGTATTTATTCGCAAAGATGTTCGGTATGAACTTAGCGAAAAAGAAAGCTATTGCAATTGAAGTAGGAATGCAAAATTCGGGCCTAGGTGCATCATTAGCCGTTGCACATTTTTCTCCATTAGCAGCTGTACCAAGTGCGATTTTTAGTGTATGGCACAATATATCAGGTCCAATATTAGCAACCATTTTTAGTCGTATGGAAGAAAAGAATGAGGAGAAATTAAAAAATCCAAAGTTTTTACTTTCTAATGAAAAGTAA